The Xiphophorus hellerii strain 12219 chromosome 22, Xiphophorus_hellerii-4.1, whole genome shotgun sequence genome has a window encoding:
- the psap gene encoding prosaposin isoform X2 produces the protein MLLLTLLFVSSAVATPLLGTEQCARGPPYWCQSLKTASLCKAFSHCQQNVWSKPQMKTVPCDMCKEILMVVEQLLKDNATEAEILGYLEKACHLIPDQGLGAECKEIVDSYYPILLGIITGELEDPGVVCGAMGLCKSAQMSLARFEPQEELKTNEIPEMDLAQRVAPFLLNVPNLLYPQNTGYPAPKQTGDVVCQDCIKFLSDAQAEAKANTSFIDTLIQNIEHQCDMLGPGLSDMCKQYVGQYGPAVVQQLMSMQPKEICALAGFCPEMKKSVPMLDLQPAKVIPAAKTMVAAKLFPATKVEAPASRPMVRIRDSPTCAICEFVMKQLESMLEDHTTEEEVVQAVEKVCTFLPSSLTAQCKDLVETYGQAIIELLVQQADPKTVCTVLGLCNGASRAYIVALDKARFEVGGYCEVCKMAVSYIDGILQKNATEQEIEEAVKKVCSFLPDSYKTECDQLIEQYEPVLVQLLLQMLDPDFVCMKVGACPAANRRFLEMLACSRGPDYWCKVKGAAELCGTVAHCKRYVWKE, from the exons ATGCTGCTACTAACTCTGCTCTTCGTGTCCTCAG CTGTAGCAACACCTCTGCTGGGCACTGAGCAGTGTGCCCGCGGCCCCCCCTACTGGTGCCAGAGCTTAAAGACGGCATCACTGTGTAAAGCTTTTTCTCACTGCCAGCAAAATGTGTGGAGCAAACCTCAGATG AAAACAGTACCATGTGACATGTGTAAAGAGATATTGATGGTGGTTGAACAATTGCTGAAAGACAATGCAACTGAG gCGGAAATTCTTGGGTATCTGGAGAAGGCGTGTCATCTCATCCCTGATCAGGGTCTGGGGGCTGAGTGCAAGGAGATAGTGGACAGCTACTACCCCATCCTCCTTGGGATAATCACTGGGGAACTG GAGGATCCAGGTGTAGTGTGCGGTGCGATGGGTTTGTGTAAATCTGCCCAGATGTCCCTAGCCAGGTTTGAGCCCCAGGAGGAGCTCAAGACCAATGAAATCCCTGAGATGGACCTTGCCCAGCGTGTGGCACCCTTCCTGCTCAATGTTCCTAACCTCCTGTATCCCCAGAATACAGGATATCCTGCTCCAAAGCAG ACGGGTGACGTAGTGTGCCAGGACTGCATCAAGTTCCTCTCTGATGCTCAGGCAGAAGCGAAGGCCAACACCTCCTTCATCGACACTCTGATTCAGAACATTGAGCACCAGTGTGATATGTTGGGACCAGGCCTGTCCGATATG TGCAAGCAGTATGTAGGACAGTATGGCCCTGCTGTTGTTCAGCAGCTGATGTCCATG CAACCAAAGGAGATCTGTGCTCTTGCTGGTTTCTGTCCGGAAATGAAGAAGTCCGTCCCCATGTTGGACCTTCAGCCTGCAAAGGTCATCCCTGCTGCCAAAACCATGGTGGCTGCTAAGCTTTTCCCTGCCACCAAAGTTGAGGCTCCTGCTTCCAGG CCGATGGTACGCATCCGTGATTCGCCAACTTGTGCAATCTGCGAGTTTGTGATGAAGCAGTTGGAGTCCATGCTGGAGGATCATACAACAGAG GAGGAGGTTGTTCAGGCTGTGGAGAAGGTGTGCACATTTCTGCCCTCCTCTCTGACTGCCCAGTGCAAAGACCTGGTTGAGACATACGGCCAGGCCATCATTGAGCTGCTGGTGCAACAGGCTGACCCCAAGACTGTCTGCACAGTGCTGGGACTCTGCAACGGTGCTAGCCGCGCATATATTG TTGCCCTGGACAAGGCTCGTTTTGAAGTTGGCGGCTACTGTGAGGTGTGCAAAATGGCCGTGAGTTACATCGATGGCATTCTGCAGAAGAACGCCACAGAGCAAGAGATTGAGGAGGCTGTGAAGAAAGTATGCAGCTTCCTGCCTGACTCGTACAAGACGGAG TGTGACCAGCTGATTGAACAGTATGAGCCAGTTCTCGTCCAGCTACTGCTTCAGATGCTCGACCCAGACTTTGTGTGTATG AAAGTGGGAGCTTGCCCTGCAGCTAACCGTCGTTTCCTAGAAATGTTGGCATGTTCCCGGGGGCCTGACTACTGGTGCAAGGTCAAGGGAGCAGCAGAACTGTGCGGC ACTGTGGCTCACTGCAAACGTTATGTGTGGAAGGAATAG
- the psap gene encoding prosaposin isoform X1: MLLLTLLFVSSAVATPLLGTEQCARGPPYWCQSLKTASLCKAFSHCQQNVWSKPQMKTVPCDMCKEILMVVEQLLKDNATEAEILGYLEKACHLIPDQGLGAECKEIVDSYYPILLGIITGELEDPGVVCGAMGLCKSAQMSLARFEPQEELKTNEIPEMDLAQRVAPFLLNVPNLLYPQNTGYPAPKQTGDVVCQDCIKFLSDAQAEAKANTSFIDTLIQNIEHQCDMLGPGLSDMCKQYVGQYGPAVVQQLMSMEQQPKEICALAGFCPEMKKSVPMLDLQPAKVIPAAKTMVAAKLFPATKVEAPASRPMVRIRDSPTCAICEFVMKQLESMLEDHTTEEEVVQAVEKVCTFLPSSLTAQCKDLVETYGQAIIELLVQQADPKTVCTVLGLCNGASRAYIVALDKARFEVGGYCEVCKMAVSYIDGILQKNATEQEIEEAVKKVCSFLPDSYKTECDQLIEQYEPVLVQLLLQMLDPDFVCMKVGACPAANRRFLEMLACSRGPDYWCKVKGAAELCGTVAHCKRYVWKE; encoded by the exons ATGCTGCTACTAACTCTGCTCTTCGTGTCCTCAG CTGTAGCAACACCTCTGCTGGGCACTGAGCAGTGTGCCCGCGGCCCCCCCTACTGGTGCCAGAGCTTAAAGACGGCATCACTGTGTAAAGCTTTTTCTCACTGCCAGCAAAATGTGTGGAGCAAACCTCAGATG AAAACAGTACCATGTGACATGTGTAAAGAGATATTGATGGTGGTTGAACAATTGCTGAAAGACAATGCAACTGAG gCGGAAATTCTTGGGTATCTGGAGAAGGCGTGTCATCTCATCCCTGATCAGGGTCTGGGGGCTGAGTGCAAGGAGATAGTGGACAGCTACTACCCCATCCTCCTTGGGATAATCACTGGGGAACTG GAGGATCCAGGTGTAGTGTGCGGTGCGATGGGTTTGTGTAAATCTGCCCAGATGTCCCTAGCCAGGTTTGAGCCCCAGGAGGAGCTCAAGACCAATGAAATCCCTGAGATGGACCTTGCCCAGCGTGTGGCACCCTTCCTGCTCAATGTTCCTAACCTCCTGTATCCCCAGAATACAGGATATCCTGCTCCAAAGCAG ACGGGTGACGTAGTGTGCCAGGACTGCATCAAGTTCCTCTCTGATGCTCAGGCAGAAGCGAAGGCCAACACCTCCTTCATCGACACTCTGATTCAGAACATTGAGCACCAGTGTGATATGTTGGGACCAGGCCTGTCCGATATG TGCAAGCAGTATGTAGGACAGTATGGCCCTGCTGTTGTTCAGCAGCTGATGTCCATG GAACAG CAACCAAAGGAGATCTGTGCTCTTGCTGGTTTCTGTCCGGAAATGAAGAAGTCCGTCCCCATGTTGGACCTTCAGCCTGCAAAGGTCATCCCTGCTGCCAAAACCATGGTGGCTGCTAAGCTTTTCCCTGCCACCAAAGTTGAGGCTCCTGCTTCCAGG CCGATGGTACGCATCCGTGATTCGCCAACTTGTGCAATCTGCGAGTTTGTGATGAAGCAGTTGGAGTCCATGCTGGAGGATCATACAACAGAG GAGGAGGTTGTTCAGGCTGTGGAGAAGGTGTGCACATTTCTGCCCTCCTCTCTGACTGCCCAGTGCAAAGACCTGGTTGAGACATACGGCCAGGCCATCATTGAGCTGCTGGTGCAACAGGCTGACCCCAAGACTGTCTGCACAGTGCTGGGACTCTGCAACGGTGCTAGCCGCGCATATATTG TTGCCCTGGACAAGGCTCGTTTTGAAGTTGGCGGCTACTGTGAGGTGTGCAAAATGGCCGTGAGTTACATCGATGGCATTCTGCAGAAGAACGCCACAGAGCAAGAGATTGAGGAGGCTGTGAAGAAAGTATGCAGCTTCCTGCCTGACTCGTACAAGACGGAG TGTGACCAGCTGATTGAACAGTATGAGCCAGTTCTCGTCCAGCTACTGCTTCAGATGCTCGACCCAGACTTTGTGTGTATG AAAGTGGGAGCTTGCCCTGCAGCTAACCGTCGTTTCCTAGAAATGTTGGCATGTTCCCGGGGGCCTGACTACTGGTGCAAGGTCAAGGGAGCAGCAGAACTGTGCGGC ACTGTGGCTCACTGCAAACGTTATGTGTGGAAGGAATAG